A genomic window from Yarrowia lipolytica chromosome 1D, complete sequence includes:
- a CDS encoding uncharacterized protein (Truncated form of YALI0D05049g, weakly similar to uniprot|O42998 Schizosaccharomyces pombe Hypothetical 217.7 kDa protein, similar to Saccharomyces cerevisiae LAA1 (YJL207C); ancestral locus Anc_1.127), whose amino-acid sequence MAVEGVGAVFEVAGGRMVSLTPLAAMSLLAAAKDSKSAHAGYRYRALVALKKVVLSTGDTLDESLCKDIWKLAKSASAELKAHRIAQAAFGVLSACVDRGMVAIKQSEMDNIRQICVKTFESETTQTRLAASQLLSATLSKIYVPEDGEDKPKEKPKDKTLALNLEQVLQIFTSAYIKAGQLNKVQTGLVHALYQFIVAQNLQQTHFPLLLKTFLRDVYPPSKQSVGSQQLLSTREHALYLLLTPPLSEFAQQSAIKTVLEYLQAQNSNSNPDGPLTHDGTLSGLLLVQGLVQRLGSATPDIIEPLYKFLSHQSRAVIIATSQTIKQVCLLLPDKLYLVTAKTMTLLNKGQASIGLGICLSTLIASSTPESLNIDTITRVLSLSNNLLKSSSSSELSVAVIQIQIAWLLLKSLMCLGPAFVKVHLSHMLLLWKGALPKPFTRDQLAQKTPQDLEFLLCVKNAALGAVLSFLKCNQQLLTSDLTKRVAIMLNYTWAFLESISESVEVGQGSEYSAVKRRLLQCYVQLGRADSHASLLPQAVSCFAGTDYKEDILQTAKCDSLWTSRGFGVTSLVERDEVKGIEKLLSNPFLSLPSLEHDVEILFDDKVVPVPPTTGIVDNSILLFSNLFPFQPAKVQESLLEQMRTHMASHSNKATSQLRGEAVVVNCLVALNLGLKKKARSMDARVVAQLLELLKGSIKHEDSRIRRLAAENLGLLCVYGGASFVTAQIKNIIDQIVAETDPHTRSGCSLSLGYIFRFSQPGHANLKTVLGILISLAKDPHPIVHYWALKGVDLIVDSSSFNPGSASSLLSTVTGLYVAENHDEVASVASQNIAADLNNVRVLAEVLHGLVVVMGPEIVVHREIKLLCDSLWFEDPTHAISIVQEALVFDVSMFDLQEVTGRLLAYLTHESSAVRDLAVQALHQLVKIYTIDLSGKELQIWLVYNSTLSEEVAKFISAWVEASAADSGTGRIHWVLRIQRLMTLNLNATSSGQTQHTEDESAAITVGESTTGEPLRWQTRALAMESLIKIMEEAKSTPAILAKIGDIIRLAFTCSTSDIVNLRLLGIRLLSVIVSIGDIPDPEFPDVPLLEQYQAQISSALSPAFGADSTTELASKAVCVCGQFVSSGIVKNLDRLRLLKFLTTALTDTNTLECVGDLKPVGPNNQLKLRLAILAAWADIKVQSHHKDYLRGLVTQYQKQLTPLWITAIKEYAQIKFEPEPGFDNLYSSLSGQSRLESYKDTWKVIVHAVSSVPDEQASFFFVLFGICFEYLTHSSDLEILHTLHNVCVSAGNRVFEPSIFSELLDLFDRLMLTVSLEEKAVLAKICMRLCVSGASRTSSSDDWDHITQLFELLRVCMVGLGGVLPISETPVKSYPQAELAQFAQETFTSLSAMLQAFPPIVQADLVEVFAHIYLSILSTAETPILAYIQFLRDICDAMVTVGAQEDISALVTGFVRELVSKHSGSQSVISLTTVITKVLNVQLNHSTISDIASKYIELVDSGDMQTALGCISAVMGVSNSSPAARNLTLELIPHLVKRLEGTETRAQIVDLLFNYSVNHASTGSFSIIMPILVWHASTSSRYANEKLLELAGKDQQIFRSVVQALSPSQKQVLEQTLRGAQDDDDDDDDGEYEEPQIQLKSFA is encoded by the coding sequence ATGGCTGTGGAAGGAGTTGGTGCTGTGTTTGAGGTTGCAGGCGGGAGAATGGTATCGCTGACACCGCTCGCTGCAATGTCGCTTTTGGCCGCCGCCAAAGATTCTAAGAGTGCTCATGCTGGCTACAGATACCGTGCTCTtgttgctctcaagaaggtggtgCTCTCTACAGGTGACACTCTCGACGAGAGTCTATGCAAGGACATTTGGAAACTGGCCAAGAGCGCCAGTGCTGAGCTCAAGGCCCATCGAATCGCGCAGGCTGCTTTTGGTGTCTTGTCTGCGTGCGTGGACAGAGGTATGGTTGCCATCAAGCAGAGCGAGATGGACAACATTCGTCAGATTTGCGTTAAGACGTTCGAGTCGGAAACCACACAGACACGTCTGGCGGCGTCTCAACTTCTCTCAGCCACTCTCTCGAAGATCTACGTGCCCGAAGATGGTGaagacaagcccaaggagaagcccaaggacAAAACCCTCGCTCTGAACTTGGAACAGGTGCTTCAGATTTTCACGTCAGCATACATCAAGGCAGGACAGCTTAACAAGGTGCAGACTGGCCTCGTCCACGCTCTCTACCAGTTCATTGTGGCTCAGAATTTGCAACAGACGCATTTCCCATTGCTGTTGAAGACCTTCTTGAGGGACGTCTACCCTCCTTCGAAGCAGTCTGTGGGTTCtcagcagctgctgtcGACCCGTGAGCACGCTCTCTATCTGCTGCTAACACCCCCCTTGTCCGAGTTTGCGCAGCAGTCGGCCATCAAAACTGTCTTGGAGTATCTGCAAGCGCAAAACTCAAACTCCAACCCCGACGGACCCCTTACCCATGATGGTACCCTTTCGGGTCTGTTGCTGGTTCAGGGTCTTGTCCAGAGGCTTGGATCTGCCACTCCAGATATCATCGAGCCTCTGTACAAGTTTCTGTCGCATCAGTCGCGCGCTGTGATCATCGCGACTTCTCAAACGATCAAGCAGGTATGTCTACTACTTCCGGACAAACTGTATCTGGTCACAGCCAAGACGATGACGCTGTTGAACAAGGGTCAGGCCAGTATCGGTCTGGGCATTTGCCTGTCTACGTTGATCGCCTCTTCCACGCCTGAGTCGCTCAACATTGACACAATCACCCGAGTCCTCTCCCTGTCCAATAACCTGCTAAagtcttcgtcgtcgtcagagCTTTCCGTGGCAGTCATTCAGATCCAGATTGCCTGGCTGCTTCTCAAGTCGCTCATGTGTCTTGGACCCGCCTTTGTCAAGGTGCATCTGTCGCACATGCTGCTTCTGTGGAAGGGAGCTCTTCCCAAGCCTTTCACACGTGACCAGCTTGCTCAGAAGACTCCGCAGGACCTCGAGTTCCTATTGTGCGTGAAGAACGCTGCACTGGGAGCCGTTCTGTCGTTCCTGAAATGTAACCAGCAGCTGTTGACGTCTGATCTCACCAAACGGGTTGCCATCATGCTCAACTACACTTGGGCTTTCCTGGAGAGCATTTCCGAGTCTGTTGAGGTTGGCCAGGGAAGCGAGTATTCTGCCGTGAAGCGACGTCTCTTGCAGTGCTACGTGCAGCTGGGGCGTGCAGATTCACATGCATCCTTGCTTCCCCAGGCAGTGTCGTGTTTTGCAGGTACTGATTACAAGGAGGATATTCTGCAGACCGCGAAATGTGACTCTCTCTGGACGTCACGTGGTTTCGGTGTGACTTCCTTGGTTGAGAGAGACGAAGTGAAAGGcattgagaagctgctcaGCAATCCTTTCCTCTCTCTTCCCTCTTTGGAGCATGATGTGGAAATTCTTTTTGATGATAAGGTCGTGCCTGTGCCTCCTACTACCGGCATTGTGGACAACTCGattctcctcttctccaacttGTTTCCCTTCCAGCCTGCTAAGGTGCAGGAGTCCTTGTTGGAACAGATGCGAACCCACATGGCGTCTCATTCCAACAAGGCCACCTCTCAGCTTCGAGGTGAGGCTGTGGTTGTTAACTGCCTTGTAGCTCTGAACCTGGGACTAAAGAAGAAGGCCCGGTCGATGGACGCTCGAGTGGTTGctcagctgctggagcttctcaagGGTTCTATCAAGCATGAGGACTCTCGAATCCGACGACTGGCCGCTGAGAATCTCGGTTTGCTGTGTGTCTATGGTGGTGCTTCCTTCGTCACGGCTCAGATCAAGAATATCATCGACCAAATTGTGGCCGAAACTGACCCGCATACTCGGTCCGGCTGCTCTCTTTCTTTAGGATACATTTTCCGGTTCTCTCAGCCCGGCCATGCTAACCTGAAGACCGTATTGGGTATCTTGATTTCCCTGGCCAAGGACCCTCATCCTATTGTGCATTACTGGGCTCTCAAGGGTGTGGATTTGATTGTGGACTCGTCTTCTTTCAACCCTGGCTCTGCCTCTTCGCTCCTGTCTACCGTCACAGGTCTCTATGTGGCTGAGAACCACGATGAAGTTGCTTCGGTTGCCTCTCAGAACATTGCTGCTGACCTGAACAACGTGCGAGTTCTTGCTGAGGTGCTTCATGGTCTGGTGGTTGTCATGGGCCCTGAAATTGTGGTCCATCGGGAGATTAAGCTGTTGTGTGACTCTCTCTGGTTTGAGGATCCCACGCATGCCATTTCCATCGTGCAAGAAGCTCTTGTCTTCGACGTGTCCATGTTCGATCTTCAGGAGGTTACCGGCCGTCTGTTGGCTTACCTGACCCACGAATCGTCAGCTGTTCGTGATCTGGCCGTCCAAGCTCTACATCAGCTCGTCAAGATTTACACCATCGACCTCTCGGGTAAGGAGCTGCAGATTTGGTTGGTATACAATTCGACTCTAtccgaggaggtggccaagTTCATATCTGCATGGGTGGAGGCTTCGGCTGCCGATTCTGGCACTGGCCGAATCCACTGGGTGCTTCGAATCCAGCGTCTGATGACCCTGAATCTGAACGCCACCTCCAGTGGTCAGACTCAGCATACTGAAGATGAGAGTGCTGCCATCACCGTTGGAGAGTCTACCACCGGCGAGCCTCTTCGATGGCAAACTCGAGCTCTTGCCATGGAGTCGCTCATCAAGATTATGGAGGAAGCCAAGTCGACTCCAGCCATTCTGGCAAAGATTGGTGACATTATCCGACTGGCATTTACATGCTCAACGTCCGATATCGTCAATCTTCGTCTTCTCGGTATCAGACTGCTCTCTGTGATTGTGTCTATTGGTGATATTCCCGATCCCGAGTTCCCTGATGTTCCCCTGCTGGAGCAGTACCAGGCTCAGATTTCCTCCGCGCTCTCACCCGCGTTTGGAGCTGATTCCACCACCGAGTTGGCCTCCAAGGCcgtgtgtgtttgtggccaGTTTGTCAGTAGTGGCATTGTTAAGAACCTGGACCGACTACGTCTTCTTAAGTTTCTGACAACTGCTctgacagacacaaacacgctAGAGTGTGTTGGAGACCTCAAGCCTGTGGGTCCCAACAACCAGCTGAAGCTGCGACTTGCCATTCTCGCAGCTTGGGCTGACATCAAAGTCCAGAGTCATCACAAGGATTATCTGCGTGGCCTAGTGACCCAGtaccagaagcagctgaCTCCTCTGTGGATCACGGCCATCAAAGAGTATGCGCAGATCAAGTTTGAACCTGAACCTGGTTTCGACAACCTGTACTCTTCTCTGTCGGGTCAGTCAAGACTCGAATCATACAAGGACACATGGAAAGTGATTGTGCATGCCGTTTCGTCTGTCCCCGACGAGCAGGCGTCGTTTTTCTTTGTGCTGTTTGGTATCTGTTTCGAATACCTGACCCATTCCTCTGATCTGGAGATTTTGCATACTCTCCACAATGTCTGTGTCTCGGCTGGTAATCGCGTTTTTGAGCCTTCCATCTTCTCTGAGCTGCTTGATCTGTTTGATCGTCTTATGCTGACAGTTTCTCTTGAAGAAAAGGCAGTTTTGGCCAAGATTTGCATGCGTCTTTGTGTGTCCGGAGCCTCCCGAACCTCTTCCTCTGACGACTGGGACCACATTAcacagctgtttgagcttCTTCGAGTGTGCATGGTCGGATTGGGAGGGGTCTTGCCTATTTCCGAGACTCCTGTCAAGTCATACCCTCAAGCTGAGCTCGCTCAATTTGCTCAGGAGACCTTCACGTCTCTATCTGCGATGCTCCAGGCCTTCCCTCCTATTGTGCAGGCCGATCTGGTGGAGGTTTTTGCTCACATCTACCTGAGTATTCTGTCTACCGCCGAGACCCCCATTCTGGCGTACATTCAGTTCCTGCGTGACATTTGTGACGCCATGGTTACCGTGGGTGCTCAGGAGGACATCTCAGCTCTTGTCACTGGCTTCGTGCGGGAGCTCGTGTCAAAGCACTCTGGTTCTCAGAGTGTCATTTCTCTGACAACCGTCATTACCAAGGTTCTTAACGTGCAGCTCAATCATTCGACCATTTCCGACATTGCTAGCAAGTACATTGAGCTGGTCGACAGTGGCGATATGCAGACTGCTCTTGGATGTATTTCCGCGGTGATGGGTGTGTCCAACtcgtctccagcagctcgaaaCCTGACTTTGGAGCTGATCCCCCACCTAGTGAAGCGTCTCGAAGGTACGGAAACGCGTGCTCAGATTGTGGACTTGCTGTTCAACTATTCTGTAAACCATGCTTCCACCggctccttctccatcatcatgcCCATTCTTGTCTGGCATGCTTCTACGTCTTCTCGCTACGCCAACGAGAAGCTGTTGGAGCTGGCAGGCAAGGACCAGCAGATTTTCCGATCTGTTGTGCAAGCTTTGAGTCCTAGTCAGAAGCAGGTATTGGAGCAGACCTTGCGAGGAGCCCaggatgatgacgacgacgacgacgacggcgAATATGAGGAGCCTCAGATTCAGCTCAAGTCCTTCGCATAA
- a CDS encoding uncharacterized protein (Compare to YALI0D05071g, similar to Saccharomyces cerevisiae NUC1 (YJL208C); ancestral locus Anc_1.126, similar to uniprot|P08466 Saccharomyces cerevisiae YJL208c NUC1 mitochondrial nuclease) gives MSKIAASIAAIAGTGLAAHLWADSPRASLDVFNGSTPAVPVKPGEFFKYGFPGAAHDIAYRQEFVSCYDRERRNPMWVVEHITPDSIKSNKGEGAPDRKFSNFKEDQEVPLKFRARLADYFRSGYDRGHQAPAADAKFSQKAMDETFFLTNIAPQVGDGFNRDYWAHLEDFCRRLTKQYGSVYIVTGPLYLPKKYPDGKYRVSYEVIGNPPNVAVPTHFFKIVLAEKPVKNPGTSDVAVAAFVLPNDVIPNETKLTSFQTPVDAIERSTGVEFLNKITVKQKDLCREVDCSIVVRDFTKALPAPNGLLALPAPEK, from the coding sequence ATGTCCAAAATCGCAGCTTCCATCGCAGCTATTGCCGGCACCGGTCTGGCGGCCCATCTGTGGGCGGACTCGCCCAGAGCGTCTCTCGACGTGTTCAACGGCTCAACCCCGGCGGTTCCAGTCAAGCCAGGGGAGTTCTTCAAGTACGGCTTCCCCGGAGCAGCCCACGACATTGCCTACCGACAGGAGTTTGTGTCGTGCTACGACCGAGAACGACGTAACCCCATGTGGGTCGTGGAACACATCACCCCGGACTCCATCAAGTCCAACAAGGGCGAGGGAGCCCCGGATCGAAAGTTCTCCAACTTCAAGGAAGATCAGGAGGTGCCGCTCAAGTTCCGGGCTCGGCTGGCCGACTACTTCCGATCGGGCTACGATCGAGGCCACCAGGCACCCGCAGCTGACGCAAAGTTCTCCCAGAAGGCCATGGACGAGACCTTCTTCCTGACCAACATTGCCCCCCAGGTCGGAGACGGATTCAACAGAGACTACTGGGCCCACCTGGAGGACTTTTGCCGACGGCTGACCAAGCAGTACGGCAGCGTGTACATTGTGACCGGACCGCTGTACCTGCCTAAGAAGTACCCCGATGGCAAGTACCGAGTGTCGTACGAGGTGATTGGTAACCCCCCCAACGTGGCTGTCCCCACACACTTTTTCAAGATTGTGCTGGCCGAGAAGCCCGTCAAGAATCCCGGAACCAGTGACGTGGCTGTTGCTGCCTTTGTGCTCCCTAACGACGTGATTCCCAACGAGACCAAGCTTACCTCGTTTCAGACCCCCGTGGATGCCATTGAGCGGTCCACCGGAGTcgagttcctcaacaagatcACCGTCAAGCAGAAGGACCTGTGTCGAGAAGTCGACTGCTCCATTGTCGTACGAGACTTTACCAAGGCCCTCCCTGCCCCTAACGGGTTGCTGGCTCTTCCCGCCCCTGAAAAGTAG
- a CDS encoding uncharacterized protein (Compare to YALI0D05093g, similar to Saccharomyces cerevisiae POL31 (YJR006W); ancestral locus Anc_5.175, similar to uniprot|P46957 Saccharomyces cerevisiae YJR006w HUS2 DNA-directed DNA polymerase delta 55 KD subunit), whose amino-acid sequence MPEIRSNLPTTATSLNDGFTLPITKRNYNRQYAPIYYMRLHQLMSQVLDAATSKWADKNVKYLNKCLDVLVGDTVFVVGTLFKDMKYKPSMLEEVTRSHWGAPPGKKPKYVDPQGDCEDGGHKDDSSIQLEDSSGRITLVGPKVQEFMLITGVVCGVLGTAGENGRFTVVDVVWGGFPEQIYRPLSGVNDGEDVEMADNDTPEDTYICLASGLYIGQKKTDYKHVLLAEYLQGLLEEDGAKDGLVKPKNISRFIMAGNNCSLESERPVIDTLSRTVDLDAFKPMARVDEYIAQLLPSISVDIMAGNDDPGNMSLPQQPLHLSMFPQSRKFKKATFGSVSNPYWWDFSTDEAPLKVLGTSGQNVSDIYKYLIEGRDDILDIMEHTLAWRHLCPTAPDTLTCYPYGDDDPFIIKETPHLYFCGNQDEFQTSVVKHDGVSVRLVAVPRFDETGEVVLVNMRTLKAEVLRIVA is encoded by the coding sequence ATGCCGGAGATACGTTCAAATCTGCCCACTACTGCCACCTCGCTCAATGATGGCTTCACGTTGCCCATCACAAAACGCAACTACAACCGTCAGTATGCGCCAATCTACTACATGCGATTGCACCAGCTCATGAGCCAGGTGCTGGATGCTGCTACTTCCAAATGGGCTGATAAGAACGTCAAGTACCTCAACAAGTGTTTGGACGTTCTTGTTGGGGATACGGTGTTTGTGGTCGGCACACTGTTCAAGGACATGAAATACAAACCCAgcatgttggaggaggtgaccCGCAGCCATTGGGGAGCTCCTCCGGGCAAGAAGCCCAAGTACGTGGACCCTCAGGGCGATTGTGAGGACGGTGGACACAAGGACGATTCGTCGATTCAGCTGGAGGACAGCTCCGGTCGAATCACGCTCGTGGGACCAAAGGTGCAGGAGTTCATGCTCATCACAGGCGTTGTTTGTGGAGTACTAGGCACGGCAGGCGAAAACGGACGCTTCACGGTCGTGGATGTGGTCTGGGGCGGCTTTCCCGAACAGATTTATCGACCTCTGAGTGGAGTCAATGACGGAGAAGACGTTGAGATGGCTGACAATGATACTCCTGAAGACACATACATTTGTCTTGCTTCTGGTCTGTACATtggccagaagaagacggatTACAAACACGTGCTTCTGGCAGAATATCTCCAGGGGCTGCTTGAGGAAGATGGTGCAAAAGATGGACTGGTAAAGCCCAAAAACATTTCGCGGTTCATTATGGCCGGAAACAACTGCTCGTTGGAGTCAGAAAGACCCGTTATCGACACACTATCTCGAACCGTGGACCTCGACGCCTTCAAGCCCATGGCTCGCGttgacgagtacattgcaCAATTGCTGCCATCCATCTCTGTTGATATCATGGCAGGAAACGACGATCCCGGCAACATGTCGCTTCCTCAGCAGCCGCTGCATCTGTCCATGTTCCCTCAGAGCCGCAAGTTCAAAAAGGCCACCTTTGGGTCTGTTTCCAACCCCTACTGGTGGGACTTTTCAACCGACGAGGCGCctctcaaggtgctggGAACCTCGGGACAAAACGTGTCGGACATCTACAAATATCTGATCGAAGGACGAGACGATATTCTGGATATCATGGAGCATACGCTTGCCTGGCGGCACTTGTGTCCCACTGCCCCAGATACCCTGACTTGCTATCCTTATGGAGATGACGATCCCTTCATCATCAAGGAAACTCCCCACCTGTACTTCTGCGGCAACCAGGACGAGTTCCAGACCAGTGTTGTCAAGCATGACGGAGTGTCAGTGCGTCTGGTGGCAGTTCCGCGGTTTGATGAGACGGGAGAGGTGGTACTGGTGAACATGCGAACATTGAAGGCAGAGGTGCTGAGGATTGTCGCCTAG
- a CDS encoding uncharacterized protein (Compare to YALI0D05137g, weakly similar to uniprot|Q3E776 Saccharomyces cerevisiae YBR255C-A, similar to Saccharomyces cerevisiae YBR255C-A; ancestral locus Anc_7.178) — MMGTPTSGGVSSSTLVPCSVLVLQHFFLGAVGSLSNHLSGRVSDVAIVVNVLASSLGSSGPLGNEIPLVYSQLVFVPNETFVGSVHSACDDTRELQKELELLGQLAVVGPVHFGEKVRGCAENGALDASDERARDNLIDGSFDLSSFVVGRNGFSGRHDRFDVVSRG, encoded by the exons ATGATGGGCACAC CAACTTCTGGTGGGGTGTCCAGTAGTACCCTCGTACCTTGTAGTGTGTTAGTGTTGCAACACTTTTTTCTCGGGGCAGTGGGATCACTTTCGAATCACCTTTCCGGAAGAGTCTCTGACGTGGCCATCGTGGTCAATGTACTCGCCTCGagcctcggcagcagcggccCGCTCGGCAATGAGATTCCGCTGGTCTATTCGCAACTTGTGTTCGTACCGAATGAGACGTTTGTCGGCAGCGTACACTCCGCCTGTGATGACACAAGAGAGCTGCAAAAAGAGCTTGAACTGCTTGGTCAGCTTGCCGTAGTGGGGCCAGTACATTTTGGCGAGAAAGTGCGAGGCTGCGCCGAAAACGGCGCCCTGGACGCCTCCGATGAGCGAGCCCGTGATAATCTCATCGACGGCTCCTTTGACCTTTCCAGCTTCGTGGTGGGCAGGAACGGCTTTTCCGGCAGGCATGACAGGTTTGATGTGGTGAGTCGAGGGTGA
- a CDS encoding uncharacterized protein (Compare to YALI0D05159g, similar to uniprot|P38174 Saccharomyces cerevisiae YBL091c MAP2 methionine aminopeptidase isoform 2, similar to Saccharomyces cerevisiae MAP2 (YBL091C); ancestral locus Anc_7.422): MAEAIEKVADKVADLVVDDKPAAVPESTSDHEDGDDNDDAVNEGEAVDGEKKKKKKKNKKKKKKGPAVQTEPPTVPIDRFFTSGIFPEGEICEHPHKTFKPKGTAVDPFADSEDEREAAEERAKDDAKHGSDDPLDFNRLRTTNEEKRYLDREQAAVHNEWRKGAEIHRVVRKYARDNIKAGMTMTSIAEMIEDSVRALSNEEDSLKGGQGFPTGVSLNHCAAHYTPNAGDKIVLKEDDVLKVDFGVHVNGKIIDSAFTHVQNDKWQGLLDAVKAATETGIREAGIDVRLGDIGEAIQETMESHEVEVDGKVYQVKSIRNLNGHNIAPYEIHGGKSVPIVKSADMTKMEEGETFAIETFGSTGRGYVVTDGECSHYAKNVGVGHVPLRVNKAKQLLATIDKNFGTLPFCRRYLDRLGEEKYLLALKNLVQSGVVQDYPPLVDQKGCQTAQYEHTIYLRPTCKEILSRGDDY; encoded by the coding sequence ATGGCTGAAGCTATCGAAAAGGTCGCTGACAAGGTCGCCGATCTTGTTGTTGACGACAAGCCCGCTGCTGTACCCGAATCCACCTCCGACCACGAAGATGGCgacgacaacgacgacgCCGTGAACGAGGGCGAGGCCGTGGATggcgagaagaagaaaaagaagaagaagaataagaagaagaagaagaagggcccCGCCGTCCAAACAGAGCCCCCCACGGTCCCCATTGACCGGTTCTTCACCTCCGGTATCTTCCCCGAGGGCGAGATCTGCGAGCACCCTCACAAGACGTTCAAGCCCAAGGGAACAGCTGTCGATCCGTTTGCCGACTCTGAGGACGAGCGAGAGGCAGCTGAAGAGCGGGCCAAGGATGACGCCAAGCACGGCTCCGACGATCCTCTGGACTTCAACCGGCTGCGAACCACAAATGAGGAGAAGCGGTATCTGGATCGAGAACAGGCTGCCGTCCACAACGAGTGGAGAAAGGGCGCTGAAATCCATCGAGTGGTGCGAAAGTACGCTCGAGACAACATCAAGGCCGGCATGACCATGACCTCCATCGCCGAGATGATCGAGGACTCGGTGCGAGCTCTCTCCAACGAGGAAGACTCGCTCAAGGGAGGCCAAGGTTTCCCCACCGGAGTATCTCTCAACCACTGTGCCGCCCACTACACTCCCAACGCTGGTGACAAGAttgtgctcaaggaggacgacgtGCTCAAGGTTGACTTCGGTGTCCACGTTAACGGTAAGATCATCGACTCCGCCTTCACCCACGTGCAGAACGACAAATGGCAGGGACTTTTGGATGCCGTTAAGGCAGCCACCGAGACCGGTATTCGAGAAGCCGGTATCGACGTGCGACTCGGAGACATTGGAGAGGCTATCCAGGAGACCATGGAGTCTCAtgaggtggaggtggacggAAAGGTCTACCAAGTCAAGTCGATCCGAAACCTCAACGGACACAACATTGCTCCCTACGAGATCCACGGAGGCAAGTCTGTTCCTATTGTCAAGTCTGCTGACATGACCAAGATGGAAGAGGGTGAGACCTTTGCCATCGAGACTTTTGGCTCCACCGGCCGAGGATACGTTGTCACTGACGGTGAGTGTTCGCATTACGCCAAGAACGTGGGCGTGGGACATGTGCCTCTGCGAgtcaacaaggccaagcagctgctcgCCACCATTGACAAGAACTTTGGCACTCTGCCCTTCTGTCGACGATACCTGGACCGACTCGGAGAGGAGAAGTACCTGcttgctctcaagaacctggTTCAGAGCGGAGTGGTGCAGGATTACCCTCCTTTGGTGGACCAGAAGGGCTGCCAGACCGCCCAGTACGAGCACACCATTTATCTGCGACCCACCTGCAAGGAGATTCTGTCTCGAGGAGACGATTACTAG